Proteins encoded within one genomic window of Bradyrhizobium sp. AZCC 1719:
- a CDS encoding SDR family oxidoreductase, translating to MRSVVITGASTGIGWASAKLLLDRGFRVFGSVRKQADADRLRREFGTKFTPLIFDVTDEAAVLAAAREVRTALGGETLAGLVNNAGIAVAGPVLELAADEFRRQMEVNFIGPIIATQAFGPLLGSDPALKGPKGRIVMISSVAGKNGNPLTSAYSASKHAIEGLSESLRRELMLFGIDVIIIAPGPVKTPIWSKAEEVDISTYKNSPYFLALQKIRAFMLQLGANGLPAEQIAEKVFEALTRPNPKVRYVIAPDPMRQFMAAVLPKRTLDRIIAKRLGLTPQG from the coding sequence ATGAGATCTGTTGTCATCACCGGCGCGTCCACCGGCATCGGCTGGGCCAGTGCGAAGCTGTTGCTCGACCGCGGCTTCCGCGTGTTCGGCAGCGTGCGCAAGCAGGCCGATGCCGACCGCCTCAGGCGCGAGTTCGGGACGAAGTTCACGCCGCTGATCTTCGATGTCACCGATGAAGCCGCGGTGCTGGCGGCGGCGCGCGAGGTCCGCACCGCCCTTGGCGGCGAAACGCTCGCCGGCCTCGTCAACAATGCCGGCATTGCGGTCGCAGGTCCCGTGCTCGAACTCGCGGCGGACGAATTCCGCCGCCAGATGGAGGTCAATTTCATCGGGCCTATCATTGCGACCCAGGCGTTCGGGCCGCTGCTCGGCTCCGATCCGGCCCTGAAGGGGCCGAAGGGGCGGATCGTGATGATCTCCTCGGTCGCCGGCAAGAACGGCAATCCGCTGACTTCGGCCTATTCCGCCTCCAAGCACGCTATCGAGGGGCTGTCGGAGAGCCTGCGCCGCGAACTGATGTTGTTCGGGATCGATGTCATCATCATTGCGCCGGGCCCGGTCAAGACGCCGATCTGGAGCAAGGCCGAGGAGGTCGATATCTCCACCTACAAAAACTCGCCGTATTTCCTGGCGCTGCAGAAAATCCGCGCCTTCATGCTGCAACTCGGCGCGAACGGATTGCCGGCCGAGCAGATCGCCGAAAAGGTGTTCGAGGCGTTGACGCGGCCCAATCCCAAGGTGCGCTACGTCATCGCGCCGGATCCGATGCGCCAGTTCATGGCGGCGGTGTTGCCCAAGCGCACCCTCGACCGGATCATCGCCAAGCGCCTCGGGCTGACGCCGCAGGGATGA
- a CDS encoding TetR/AcrR family transcriptional regulator, with protein MRPSAKPSAAKSPTTKPRRRVARTAAPKPYHHGDLRRVLIDAALRLVGEGGAEAVNVREAARRAGVSPGAPFRHFPSRDALIQAVAEEAQRRFRAEIEAALAGAPAGDPLGRFRCLGLAYLRWAMRNPTHFEIISSRRLFDHDRAVAISSDNAELIALTEQTLAEAFAAGQLRSADLKQVQIAGRALVYGFARMNIDGHFPRWGVATPEAERTAEAVLDLFIEGIVRRR; from the coding sequence ATGCGTCCGTCAGCCAAGCCTTCTGCCGCGAAATCCCCCACCACCAAGCCGCGCCGCCGCGTTGCGCGGACGGCCGCACCAAAACCCTATCACCATGGCGACCTCCGGCGCGTCCTGATCGACGCCGCGCTGCGACTGGTCGGCGAGGGCGGGGCGGAGGCGGTCAACGTCCGGGAGGCCGCCCGCCGGGCAGGCGTCTCGCCGGGGGCGCCGTTCCGGCATTTTCCGAGCCGGGATGCCCTGATCCAGGCGGTGGCGGAGGAGGCGCAGCGGCGATTCCGTGCCGAGATCGAGGCGGCGCTTGCTGGGGCACCGGCCGGCGACCCGCTCGGCCGCTTTCGCTGCCTCGGGCTCGCGTACCTGCGCTGGGCGATGCGCAACCCGACCCATTTCGAAATCATTTCCAGCCGTCGCTTGTTCGATCACGACCGGGCGGTCGCCATCTCCAGCGACAATGCCGAACTGATCGCGCTGACCGAGCAAACGCTCGCCGAAGCCTTTGCGGCGGGCCAGCTCCGCAGCGCCGACCTCAAACAGGTACAGATCGCCGGGCGGGCGCTGGTCTATGGTTTTGCCCGGATGAATATCGACGGCCATTTTCCGCGCTGGGGCGTGGCCACCCCCGAAGCCGAACGGACCGCCGAGGCAGTGTTGGATCTTTTCATCGAGGGGATCGTCCGACGTCGGTGA
- a CDS encoding sulfatase-like hydrolase/transferase yields the protein MAPAPNPGPSATTLAAGLAAIGFWRLSAVAAPHMAALAILLHTETDFGGRMGFALAWGTLNFFFIALLRRPALSAALSLTLVVLLVLLSRLKHDVVQMTANFVDLMVIDRDTAAYLFTIFPNLRWSVVGASLVILPLMYALWWLDPFRIRRLPATAGLLACLASLAGYSVVWPDEAWRGYYDDGYLSKFARSGVTAVSDFVNYGFMESEAVTAERLKVPLVDSCHVPGRRPHIIMIHDESSFDIRQAAGVKVPPGYGSHFKSFDGRERKFMAESSGGASWMAEYNVLAGLSSRSFGRFSYFVTRIASGRVERGLPLALRRCGYNTISLYPAYGAFMGARGFQTSTGIQHFYDARALGAKGIEPDSFFYDKAVNLISEQPANTPLFTFVYLAANHFPWETKFRPDLLSSWRAPGNEPVVDEYLRRQTLSAGDYATFVANLKKKFPAQPFLIVRYGDHQPEFSSNLLDPGLDEARVARKFVTHDPRYFTTYYAIDAVNFEPVKSSAIMDTIDAPYLPLVIQEAAGIPLDPSFKEQKNIMLRCKGVFYACKDGAEARRFNRLLIDAGFIKGL from the coding sequence ATGGCGCCCGCGCCAAATCCAGGGCCCTCCGCCACCACCCTTGCCGCCGGCCTTGCGGCGATCGGCTTCTGGCGGCTTTCGGCCGTTGCTGCACCGCACATGGCGGCGCTGGCGATCCTGCTGCACACCGAAACCGATTTCGGCGGCCGGATGGGCTTCGCGCTGGCGTGGGGCACCCTGAACTTCTTCTTCATCGCGCTGCTGCGGCGCCCGGCGCTGTCGGCCGCGCTGTCGCTGACGCTGGTCGTGCTCCTGGTGCTGCTGTCGCGGCTCAAGCACGACGTCGTGCAGATGACCGCGAACTTCGTCGACCTGATGGTGATCGACCGCGACACTGCGGCGTATCTGTTCACGATCTTTCCGAACTTGCGCTGGAGCGTGGTCGGCGCATCCCTCGTCATTCTGCCGCTGATGTACGCGCTGTGGTGGCTCGATCCGTTCCGCATCCGCCGCCTGCCGGCCACCGCCGGCCTGCTGGCCTGTCTCGCAAGCCTGGCCGGTTATTCCGTCGTCTGGCCCGATGAAGCCTGGCGCGGCTATTACGACGACGGCTATCTCTCCAAATTCGCCCGCTCGGGCGTGACCGCGGTTTCCGACTTCGTCAATTACGGTTTTATGGAATCGGAAGCCGTGACCGCCGAGCGGCTGAAGGTGCCGCTGGTCGATTCCTGCCATGTGCCCGGCCGCCGCCCGCACATCATCATGATCCATGACGAGTCGAGCTTCGACATCCGCCAGGCTGCCGGCGTCAAGGTGCCGCCGGGCTATGGCAGCCATTTCAAGTCCTTTGACGGCCGTGAGCGCAAGTTCATGGCCGAGAGCAGCGGCGGCGCAAGCTGGATGGCCGAGTACAACGTGCTCGCCGGCCTGTCGTCGCGGTCGTTCGGCCGCTTCTCCTATTTTGTCACCCGCATCGCCTCGGGCCGGGTCGAGCGCGGATTGCCGCTGGCGCTGCGCCGCTGCGGCTACAACACCATCTCGCTCTATCCGGCCTACGGCGCCTTCATGGGCGCGCGTGGCTTCCAGACCTCTACCGGCATCCAGCACTTTTATGACGCACGCGCGCTCGGCGCCAAGGGCATCGAGCCCGACAGCTTCTTCTACGATAAGGCCGTGAATCTGATCTCCGAGCAGCCGGCCAACACGCCGCTGTTCACCTTCGTCTATCTCGCCGCCAACCATTTCCCCTGGGAAACCAAATTCCGACCGGACCTGCTGTCGTCCTGGCGCGCGCCCGGCAACGAGCCCGTGGTCGACGAATATCTGCGCCGCCAGACACTGAGCGCCGGAGATTATGCGACGTTCGTCGCCAATTTGAAAAAGAAGTTCCCGGCGCAGCCATTTCTGATCGTCCGCTACGGCGACCATCAGCCGGAGTTTTCCTCGAACCTGCTTGATCCCGGCCTGGATGAAGCCAGGGTCGCCCGCAAGTTCGTTACTCACGACCCGCGCTACTTCACCACCTACTACGCGATCGACGCCGTCAACTTCGAGCCGGTGAAGAGTTCCGCGATCATGGACACGATCGACGCGCCCTATCTGCCGCTGGTGATCCAGGAGGCCGCCGGCATTCCGCTCGATCCCTCGTTCAAGGAGCAAAAGAACATCATGCTCCGCTGCAAGGGTGTATTCTATGCCTGCAAGGATGGCGCCGAGGCGCGCAGGTTCAACCGGTTATTGATCGACGCAGGTTTCATCAAAGGGCTGTAG
- a CDS encoding glycine betaine ABC transporter substrate-binding protein: protein MSIFADPRWGEALGHLPDYLGNHVRVSVAALALGLLVSLPLAILSRHRPVMRGALLGLASIVQTVPGLALLALFYPLLLALAALSLSWFGVGFSAFGFLPAVLALALYSMLPVLRNTITGLQGVDAAILEAAQGVGMTPRQSLFTVELPLALPVMMAGIRTSAVWVIGTATLSTPIGQTSLGNYIFAGLQTQNWVFVLFGCVAAAVLALAVDQLLALIEGGLRHRSRLRAALGGTGIAALVVATLVPTMMRSQANYVVGAKTFAEQYVLSALIAQRLKAAALPATTREGLGSNVIFEALAADDIDVYIDYSGTLWANQFHRTDIKPRQELVAELKTMLARQNITLLGELGFENAYALVMPRKRAEQLGIRTIADLASRAANMSIAGDYEFFSRPEWAALRRAYGLSFRGQRQMQPDFMYAAVASGEVDVIAGYTSDGLIAKYDLVTLGDPRHAIPPYDAIVLLAPKRANDEALRKALTPLLGRIDIATMREANLRASGNDAASSPDAVAQWLWEKVGKR from the coding sequence ATGAGCATCTTCGCCGATCCACGCTGGGGCGAGGCATTGGGCCACCTGCCCGACTATCTCGGCAATCACGTCCGCGTCAGTGTCGCCGCGCTGGCGCTGGGTTTGCTCGTCAGCCTGCCGCTCGCGATTCTTTCACGCCATCGGCCGGTGATGCGCGGCGCGCTGCTCGGGCTCGCCAGCATCGTGCAGACCGTGCCGGGGCTGGCATTGCTGGCGCTGTTCTATCCGCTGCTCCTGGCGCTCGCGGCGTTGTCGCTGTCATGGTTCGGCGTCGGCTTTTCCGCGTTCGGATTTTTGCCCGCGGTGCTGGCGCTGGCGCTCTATTCGATGCTGCCGGTGCTGCGCAACACCATCACCGGCCTGCAGGGCGTCGACGCTGCAATCCTTGAAGCGGCGCAAGGCGTCGGCATGACGCCGCGGCAATCGCTGTTCACGGTGGAATTGCCGCTGGCGCTGCCGGTGATGATGGCAGGCATCCGAACTTCGGCCGTCTGGGTGATCGGCACCGCAACGCTGTCGACGCCGATCGGCCAGACCAGCCTCGGCAATTACATATTTGCAGGGCTGCAGACCCAGAACTGGGTGTTCGTGCTGTTCGGCTGCGTGGCCGCCGCGGTGCTGGCGCTCGCGGTCGATCAGTTGCTGGCGCTGATCGAAGGCGGCTTGCGCCACCGCAGCCGCCTGCGTGCGGCGCTTGGCGGCACCGGCATCGCAGCTTTGGTCGTTGCCACGCTGGTACCGACGATGATGCGCTCGCAGGCGAATTATGTCGTCGGCGCCAAGACCTTTGCCGAGCAATATGTGCTCTCCGCATTGATCGCGCAGCGCCTGAAGGCGGCTGCGCTTCCTGCAACGACCCGCGAAGGTCTCGGCTCCAACGTGATCTTCGAGGCGCTCGCGGCTGATGATATCGACGTCTACATCGACTATTCCGGCACGCTGTGGGCCAACCAGTTTCACCGCACCGACATCAAGCCGCGCCAGGAACTGGTGGCCGAACTGAAGACGATGCTGGCGCGGCAGAACATCACGCTGCTGGGCGAACTCGGTTTCGAGAATGCCTATGCGCTGGTGATGCCCCGCAAGCGCGCGGAGCAATTGGGCATCCGCACCATCGCCGACCTCGCCTCGCGCGCGGCGAACATGTCGATCGCCGGCGACTATGAATTCTTCTCGCGCCCCGAATGGGCCGCGCTACGCAGGGCCTACGGCCTGTCGTTTCGCGGCCAACGGCAGATGCAGCCGGACTTCATGTATGCGGCGGTCGCTTCCGGCGAAGTCGACGTCATCGCGGGTTACACCAGCGACGGGCTGATCGCGAAATACGACCTGGTGACGCTCGGCGATCCCAGGCACGCAATCCCGCCCTATGATGCGATCGTGCTGCTCGCGCCGAAGCGCGCCAATGACGAGGCCTTGCGCAAGGCGCTGACTCCGCTGCTCGGCAGGATCGACATCGCCACCATGCGCGAAGCAAACTTGCGCGCATCCGGCAACGATGCCGCGAGCTCGCCGGACGCGGTAGCGCAGTGGCTGTGGGAGAAGGTGGGGAAGAGGTGA
- a CDS encoding sulfatase-like hydrolase/transferase: MSESIRAESRGARFFVPAGLIIAVHLAGLVVLLTSEYGPFAITLAVLAWVFVNCFLLVVLQRPGVCAAIAVTLIVILIELSRFKFGILQLTLTFLDFLIIDRDTFSFLLSVFPRLQTQLIMAGIVAVPLLWLVWRFDPFRVRRRLALIGLAASIASISAMSVAWPEQPWEPFQGINHISSLARSGVVAVSRLASTGWIDADPPANAPLLLAREAHAAGLSALPPDAACDADAKRPHIIMLLDESSFDVTSAPGIKVPAGYADYFKSSDGKQRTMMAEATGGPTWYTEFNVLTGLSARSFGDLKFYVTRITAGRVTRGLPQALRNCGYKTFSLYPTYGNFLGARTFQKGAGVGHFVDMADMGVNQDMQPDKFYFDQALKVFAREQPEKAPVFMFVYLTANHFPWTDVYRPDLTPPGWTPPGNTAEVDEYIRRQTMTANDYREFTERLKRDYPDESFLVLRFGDHQPAISQKMLEPGIDQATLAKRVMAADPRYFSTYYAIDGINYEPRNLSSALETLDAAYIPLVLQEAAGIPLDPTFAEQKNIMLRCKGAFYDCRKGAEARRFNRLLIDAGMIKGL; encoded by the coding sequence ATGAGCGAAAGCATCCGCGCGGAATCGCGCGGCGCCCGGTTCTTTGTCCCGGCTGGCCTGATTATCGCCGTCCATCTGGCGGGGCTCGTGGTCCTGCTCACCAGCGAATACGGGCCGTTTGCGATCACGCTGGCGGTGCTGGCGTGGGTTTTCGTGAACTGCTTCCTGCTGGTCGTGCTGCAGCGGCCTGGCGTCTGCGCAGCGATTGCAGTGACCCTCATCGTGATCCTGATCGAGCTGTCACGCTTCAAATTCGGCATCCTGCAACTCACCCTGACGTTCCTCGACTTCCTGATCATCGATCGCGATACGTTTTCGTTTCTGCTCTCGGTGTTTCCGCGATTGCAGACGCAGTTGATCATGGCGGGGATCGTTGCCGTGCCGCTGTTGTGGCTGGTCTGGCGTTTCGATCCGTTCCGGGTGCGGCGCCGCCTGGCGTTGATCGGTCTGGCCGCGAGCATTGCGTCGATATCGGCGATGTCGGTCGCTTGGCCCGAGCAGCCGTGGGAGCCGTTCCAGGGCATCAACCACATTTCCAGTCTCGCGCGCTCGGGCGTGGTGGCGGTGTCGCGACTGGCTTCGACGGGATGGATCGACGCCGATCCGCCGGCAAACGCGCCGCTTCTCCTCGCACGGGAAGCGCACGCCGCCGGCCTTTCGGCGCTGCCACCTGACGCTGCCTGCGATGCCGACGCAAAGCGGCCGCACATTATCATGCTGCTCGACGAGTCGAGCTTCGACGTCACGTCCGCGCCAGGCATCAAGGTGCCGGCGGGATACGCCGACTACTTCAAGTCCAGCGACGGCAAGCAGCGCACCATGATGGCGGAGGCAACCGGCGGTCCGACCTGGTACACCGAGTTCAATGTGCTGACAGGCCTGTCGGCGCGGTCGTTCGGCGATCTCAAGTTCTACGTGACGAGGATAACCGCGGGTCGCGTGACCCGTGGACTGCCACAGGCGCTGCGGAACTGCGGGTACAAGACCTTCTCGCTCTATCCGACCTATGGTAACTTCCTTGGCGCGCGCACCTTTCAGAAGGGAGCCGGCGTCGGCCATTTCGTCGACATGGCGGATATGGGCGTGAACCAGGACATGCAGCCCGACAAGTTCTATTTCGATCAGGCGCTAAAGGTGTTTGCGCGCGAGCAGCCTGAGAAGGCGCCGGTCTTCATGTTCGTCTACCTCACGGCCAACCATTTTCCCTGGACCGACGTCTACCGGCCCGATCTGACCCCGCCGGGCTGGACGCCGCCGGGCAACACGGCGGAGGTCGATGAATACATACGGCGCCAGACCATGACGGCCAACGACTATCGCGAATTCACCGAGCGGCTGAAGCGCGACTATCCCGACGAGTCCTTCCTCGTGCTGCGTTTCGGCGATCACCAGCCGGCGATCTCGCAAAAGATGCTGGAGCCCGGGATTGATCAGGCGACGCTGGCGAAACGGGTGATGGCCGCCGATCCACGCTACTTCTCTACCTACTATGCCATCGACGGCATCAACTATGAGCCGCGCAACCTGTCATCGGCGCTCGAAACGCTCGACGCGGCGTACATCCCCCTCGTGCTGCAGGAAGCCGCCGGCATCCCGCTCGATCCGACCTTTGCAGAGCAGAAGAACATCATGCTCCGCTGCAAGGGAGCCTTCTATGACTGCAGGAAAGGCGCGGAGGCGCGCCGGTTCAACCGGCTTCTGATCGATGCCGGCATGATCAAGGGGCTTTGA